A genomic stretch from Mycobacteriales bacterium includes:
- a CDS encoding prepilin-type N-terminal cleavage/methylation domain-containing protein, which yields MLSCLSKLARDEREEGFTLIELLVVIIIIGILAAIAIPVFLQQRKKGYDAAVKSDLVAAATAEETYLTDFNTYTDSTSNLATKESFKFSAGGDYNGGTAALTIVSNTNQGYCIKGVAASGNTWFYDSSAGGVQPANTTYTCGVSGAS from the coding sequence ATGCTCTCCTGCCTGTCGAAGCTCGCTCGCGATGAACGCGAAGAGGGGTTCACGCTCATCGAGCTGCTCGTCGTGATCATCATCATCGGCATCCTGGCCGCGATCGCGATCCCGGTCTTTCTGCAGCAGCGCAAGAAGGGCTATGACGCTGCAGTGAAGTCGGACCTGGTCGCCGCTGCCACGGCAGAGGAGACCTACCTCACGGACTTCAACACCTACACCGACAGCACGAGCAACCTGGCCACCAAGGAGTCCTTCAAGTTCTCGGCCGGCGGCGACTACAACGGCGGGACCGCAGCCCTGACGATCGTGTCGAACACGAACCAGGGCTACTGCATCAAGGGCGTGGCGGCCTCTGGCAACACGTGGTTCTACGACAGCAGCGCCGGCGGCGTCCAGCCGGCGAACACGACATATACCTGTGGAGTCTCCGGCGCTAGTTAG
- a CDS encoding peptidylprolyl isomerase, whose product MFATLATSEGDIRVQLFPNHAPKTVANFVELAEGTREWTDPRTGKRGATKLYDGTIFHRVISGFMIQGGDPLGTGTGGPGYRFNDEFHPELAFTKPYLLAMANAGPGTNGSQFFITVAPTAWLNNKHTIFGEVADQASRDVVDRIAAAATGKMDRPVTDVTINAVTIERVTS is encoded by the coding sequence CTGTTCGCAACCCTCGCGACGAGCGAGGGCGACATCCGGGTGCAGCTGTTCCCGAACCACGCGCCCAAGACCGTTGCCAACTTCGTGGAACTGGCCGAAGGCACCCGCGAGTGGACCGACCCGCGGACCGGAAAGCGGGGGGCGACCAAGCTGTACGACGGCACGATCTTCCACCGGGTGATCAGCGGTTTCATGATTCAGGGCGGCGACCCGCTCGGCACCGGGACCGGCGGCCCGGGTTACCGGTTCAACGACGAGTTCCACCCGGAGCTGGCGTTCACCAAGCCCTACCTGCTCGCGATGGCCAACGCCGGGCCGGGCACCAACGGCTCGCAGTTCTTCATCACCGTCGCTCCGACCGCCTGGCTGAACAACAAGCACACGATCTTCGGTGAGGTCGCCGACCAGGCCAGCCGCGACGTCGTCGACCGGATCGCCGCCGCCGCGACCGGGAAGATGGACCGGCCGGTCACCGACGTCACGATCAATGCCGTGACGATCGAACGGGTGACCAGCTGA
- a CDS encoding rhomboid family intramembrane serine protease codes for MSSPSDEPATDVDQRCYRHPDRATGVRCTRCDRPICPDCMHPASVGFQCPECVSEGRRTVRSPRTVYGGRIRPGERPGAVTRALIAINVAVFLATTVNGMNPISGSGTSPLFDHLALIPVAVAHGQWYRLITAAFLHFEIFHIGFNMYALYIFGPPLEAALGRMRFIALYLLAGIGGSVLSLALGPIGETAAGASGAIFGLFGALYIVARHRELATNGIAITIVANLIFTFAIPNIDWRGHVGGLVTGSVIALIYAYAPRGPMRDRLQAAGVVAVAVILAVGGLLGAAHVHNECPILQMSHGVPVACYAATR; via the coding sequence GTGAGCTCGCCGAGCGACGAGCCGGCAACGGACGTCGACCAGCGGTGCTACCGCCACCCTGACCGTGCGACCGGCGTGCGGTGCACCCGGTGCGACCGGCCGATCTGCCCCGACTGCATGCACCCCGCATCGGTCGGCTTCCAGTGCCCCGAGTGCGTCTCCGAGGGCCGGCGTACGGTGCGGTCCCCGCGCACCGTCTACGGCGGAAGGATCCGCCCGGGTGAACGCCCGGGTGCCGTCACCCGCGCGCTGATCGCGATCAACGTCGCGGTCTTCCTCGCGACGACCGTCAACGGCATGAACCCGATCTCCGGCAGTGGCACCTCGCCACTGTTCGACCACCTCGCGTTGATTCCGGTCGCGGTCGCGCACGGCCAGTGGTACCGCCTGATCACTGCGGCCTTCCTGCACTTCGAGATCTTCCACATCGGCTTCAACATGTACGCGCTCTACATCTTCGGTCCGCCGCTCGAGGCGGCGCTCGGACGGATGCGGTTCATCGCGCTCTATCTGCTCGCCGGGATCGGGGGCAGCGTCTTGTCACTCGCGCTCGGCCCGATCGGCGAGACGGCAGCGGGCGCCTCCGGTGCGATCTTCGGCCTGTTCGGTGCGCTCTACATCGTGGCTCGCCACCGCGAGCTCGCGACCAACGGGATCGCGATCACCATCGTCGCCAACCTGATCTTCACCTTCGCGATCCCGAACATCGACTGGCGCGGGCACGTCGGCGGTCTGGTCACCGGCTCGGTCATCGCGCTGATCTACGCCTACGCGCCGCGTGGGCCGATGCGCGACCGGTTGCAAGCGGCCGGCGTGGTCGCGGTCGCGGTGATCCTCGCCGTCGGGGGGCTGCTGGGGGCCGCCCACGTTCACAACGAGTGCCCGATCCTCCAGATGTCCCACGGGGTGCCGGTGGCCTGCTACGCCGCGACGCGGTGA
- a CDS encoding thiolase family protein, whose product MRDAVIVEAVRTPVGRRNGAYKDVHPVDLSAHVLSALVERTGIDPALVDDVIWGCVGQVGEQTFNVARNAVLAAGWPESIPGTTVDRQCGSSQQAVHFAAAGVLSGQYDVAVAGGVESMTRVPMGSSIGSDVGFPFGPKMLARYAGEQINQGLGAETIAKRWGLSRQQVDEFSLSSHQKAAAAIDSGAFAKQYAAVPGTGLEVDEGVRRDTSLDKLGGLKPAFAEDGVITAGNSSQISDGSGALLITTSEKAAALGLKPLARLHSFSVVGDDPIVMLTGPIPATAKVLDRAGLSIGDVGAFEINEAFAPVPLAWLAETGADPKALNPLGGAIAIGHPLGGSGAILMTRLVHHMLDNGIRYGLQSMCEGGGMANATVLELV is encoded by the coding sequence ATGCGTGACGCGGTGATCGTCGAGGCGGTTAGGACTCCGGTCGGGCGCCGCAACGGCGCGTACAAGGACGTGCACCCGGTCGACCTGTCGGCGCACGTTCTGTCCGCGCTCGTCGAGCGAACGGGCATCGACCCCGCCCTCGTCGACGACGTGATCTGGGGCTGCGTCGGCCAGGTCGGCGAGCAGACCTTCAACGTCGCGCGCAACGCCGTGCTCGCCGCCGGCTGGCCCGAGTCGATCCCGGGTACGACAGTGGACCGCCAATGCGGCTCCAGCCAGCAAGCGGTCCACTTCGCCGCCGCGGGCGTCCTGTCCGGCCAGTACGACGTCGCCGTCGCCGGCGGCGTCGAGTCGATGACCCGGGTGCCGATGGGCTCATCGATCGGCTCGGACGTCGGCTTCCCATTCGGGCCAAAGATGCTGGCCCGCTACGCGGGCGAGCAGATCAACCAGGGACTCGGTGCCGAGACGATCGCCAAGCGCTGGGGCCTCTCGCGCCAGCAGGTCGACGAGTTCTCCCTGTCCTCGCACCAGAAGGCCGCCGCCGCGATCGACTCCGGCGCGTTCGCCAAGCAGTACGCCGCCGTACCCGGCACGGGTCTCGAAGTGGACGAGGGAGTACGCCGCGACACCAGTCTGGACAAGCTCGGCGGGCTCAAGCCTGCATTCGCCGAGGACGGTGTCATCACCGCGGGCAACTCCTCGCAGATCTCCGACGGGTCGGGTGCTCTGCTGATCACCACGAGTGAGAAGGCGGCGGCGCTCGGCCTGAAGCCGCTCGCGCGGCTGCACAGCTTCTCCGTCGTGGGTGACGACCCGATCGTGATGCTCACCGGTCCGATCCCGGCGACCGCGAAGGTGCTCGACCGCGCCGGGCTCTCGATCGGCGACGTCGGTGCGTTCGAGATCAACGAGGCGTTCGCCCCGGTGCCGCTGGCCTGGCTGGCAGAGACCGGCGCCGACCCAAAGGCCCTGAACCCGCTCGGCGGCGCGATCGCGATCGGGCACCCGCTCGGCGGATCGGGCGCGATCCTCATGACCCGCCTCGTTCACCACATGCTCGACAACGGCATCCGCTACGGCCTGCAGTCGATGTGCGAAGGCGGCGGGATGGCGAACGCGACCGTCCTCGAGCTGGTCTAA
- a CDS encoding NAD(P)-dependent oxidoreductase — MPAALLASGASFLRCDRQDHPALLPTLAGLGPPPDLLVDAAAYTAADAAALLPIAREAGSVVFLSTKAVYVDGAGRTVNSDQPPEYGVPIAESQPTVAPRSDVHFDTAEGYAVNKVAAEQAYLASGAPVTVLRPSKVHGAGSRRPREWMYVKRVLDRRPAVFLAGRGAGVDHPSAAANIAAVIETVAAMPAARVLNAADPEAPTVLEITRAIARHLGHDWDEVLLDADTAGELGRNPWQHPSPIVLDVSAALALGYRPAGTYAETVTEEIDWLVSAQAGGVDAWMVPAPDDEFFASLLDYTAEDAYLEARG, encoded by the coding sequence ATGCCCGCCGCGCTGCTCGCTTCGGGCGCGAGCTTCCTGCGCTGCGACCGCCAAGACCATCCCGCGCTGCTGCCGACCCTGGCCGGGCTCGGGCCGCCGCCCGACCTGCTGGTGGACGCGGCCGCCTACACCGCCGCTGACGCGGCGGCCCTGCTGCCAATCGCCCGGGAGGCCGGGTCGGTGGTCTTCCTGTCGACCAAGGCGGTGTACGTCGACGGCGCCGGCCGCACGGTTAACAGCGACCAGCCACCGGAGTACGGCGTACCGATCGCCGAGAGCCAGCCCACGGTCGCGCCGCGCAGCGACGTGCACTTCGACACGGCCGAGGGCTACGCGGTCAACAAGGTCGCCGCCGAGCAGGCCTACCTCGCCAGCGGCGCGCCGGTCACGGTGCTGCGCCCGTCCAAGGTCCACGGCGCGGGATCCCGGCGGCCGCGCGAGTGGATGTACGTCAAGCGCGTGCTCGACCGGCGGCCGGCGGTGTTCCTGGCCGGCCGCGGTGCCGGTGTCGACCACCCCAGCGCGGCGGCGAACATCGCCGCCGTGATCGAGACCGTCGCGGCAATGCCCGCGGCGCGGGTCCTGAACGCCGCAGACCCCGAAGCCCCCACCGTGCTCGAGATCACGAGGGCGATCGCGCGGCATCTCGGCCACGACTGGGACGAGGTCCTGCTCGACGCCGACACGGCCGGCGAGCTCGGTCGGAACCCTTGGCAACACCCCAGCCCGATCGTCCTCGATGTCAGCGCAGCGCTGGCGCTGGGCTACCGGCCGGCCGGAACCTACGCCGAGACGGTGACCGAGGAGATCGACTGGCTGGTCTCAGCACAGGCGGGCGGCGTCGACGCGTGGATGGTGCCCGCACCCGATGACGAGTTCTTCGCCTCGCTCCTCGACTACACCGCCGAGGACGCCTACCTCGAGGCCCGCGGTTAG
- a CDS encoding FmdB family zinc ribbon protein produces MPLYLFRCTQCDAEMELLLELGDTADRACASCGAVATHRFARIAVKYGGWGFGATDRLVADPRGKDFKALRESAERIADS; encoded by the coding sequence ATGCCGCTCTACTTGTTCCGCTGCACCCAATGCGACGCCGAGATGGAACTCCTCCTCGAGCTCGGCGACACCGCGGATCGGGCTTGTGCCAGCTGTGGGGCGGTCGCAACCCACCGGTTTGCCCGGATTGCGGTGAAGTACGGCGGCTGGGGCTTCGGCGCCACCGACCGGCTGGTGGCCGACCCCCGCGGCAAGGACTTCAAGGCGCTACGCGAGAGCGCCGAGCGGATCGCCGACTCGTAG
- the crgA gene encoding cell division protein CrgA, with protein sequence MPKSRVRTKAAYTPPPTRSVKKRVSAPWVGPLMLGCFLVGIVWLVLFYVTGGSLPIKSIANWNLLVGFGFIIAGFVTSTQWR encoded by the coding sequence GTGCCTAAGTCACGAGTTCGCACGAAGGCGGCCTATACCCCGCCACCCACCCGATCGGTGAAGAAGCGGGTCAGCGCGCCCTGGGTCGGCCCGCTCATGCTCGGCTGCTTCCTGGTCGGGATCGTCTGGCTGGTTTTGTTCTACGTCACTGGGGGAAGTCTGCCGATCAAGTCGATCGCCAACTGGAACCTTCTGGTCGGCTTCGGCTTCATCATCGCCGGGTTCGTGACCTCGACCCAATGGCGCTAA
- a CDS encoding AMP-binding protein has translation MIRSVASADRPWLGSYPADVPADHDFPSVPVTRLLDDAATAFPATIALATFAVSSVGNRISYRALRDAVDRLAGGLAGVGVGKGDRVALVLPNCPQHVVAFFAVLRLGAIVVHCNPVASPDELRAQFADSGATVVVCLDRVAATVLEIRPQCAVRTVVVTSLAESLSAAARGRLQLPLPRNRMQRARLVAEIPDDPAVMRFRTLLRVGRPAPQAEVDATRDVAVLQYTGGTTGEPKAAMLSHANLVANSYQMRLWMPDAMPGREVTLAVLPLFHVYGLTLCMLTTVLLAGRLVLVPRFDLDAVFTVIDEERPTLFPGVPPIYQALLDSPRIRRHDLRSIKACISGAMKLPHETQDRFERVTGGRLVEGYGMTEASPATHCTPLAGPRKVGSVGIPLPGTLARIVDPADPTSPMAVGDTGELAVKGPQVFLGYWGVAQTDVLTDDGWLLTGDLATMDPDGWFTIVDRKKDLIIAGGFNISPAEVEAVIRGLPGVTDCCVIGLPDRYRGETVKAYVVAPDAGLTEAAVIAHCATALTAYKVPKFVEFRAELPHTVVGKALRRQLLAEELANER, from the coding sequence ATGATCCGGTCCGTGGCGAGCGCCGACCGTCCGTGGCTCGGCTCCTATCCCGCCGACGTTCCCGCCGACCACGACTTCCCGTCGGTGCCGGTCACCCGGTTGCTCGACGACGCGGCGACCGCCTTTCCCGCCACGATCGCGCTCGCCACCTTCGCGGTGTCTTCGGTCGGCAACCGGATCAGCTACCGAGCGCTTCGGGACGCGGTGGATCGGCTGGCCGGCGGACTCGCGGGGGTCGGGGTCGGTAAGGGCGATCGGGTCGCACTCGTGCTGCCCAACTGCCCGCAGCACGTCGTCGCGTTCTTCGCCGTACTTCGGCTCGGGGCGATCGTCGTCCACTGCAACCCGGTCGCGAGTCCGGACGAGCTGAGGGCGCAGTTCGCCGACTCAGGGGCGACGGTAGTGGTCTGTCTCGACCGGGTCGCTGCGACCGTGCTCGAGATCCGGCCGCAGTGCGCGGTGCGGACAGTGGTCGTGACCTCGCTCGCCGAATCGCTGTCGGCGGCCGCGCGCGGACGGCTGCAGCTCCCGCTGCCGCGCAACCGAATGCAGCGGGCCAGGCTGGTTGCCGAGATCCCGGACGATCCGGCGGTCATGCGCTTTCGCACCCTGCTGCGGGTGGGCCGACCCGCGCCGCAGGCCGAGGTCGACGCGACGCGGGACGTCGCGGTGCTTCAGTACACCGGCGGCACGACCGGGGAGCCCAAGGCCGCGATGCTCTCGCACGCCAACCTGGTCGCGAACAGCTACCAGATGCGGCTGTGGATGCCGGACGCGATGCCGGGTCGAGAGGTCACCCTTGCCGTCCTTCCGCTGTTCCATGTGTACGGCCTGACCCTCTGCATGCTGACCACGGTGCTGCTCGCCGGTCGGCTCGTGCTGGTGCCGCGCTTCGACCTCGACGCCGTCTTCACGGTGATCGACGAGGAGCGGCCGACGCTGTTCCCGGGGGTGCCGCCGATCTACCAGGCGTTGCTCGACTCGCCGCGGATCCGCCGCCACGACCTGCGGTCGATCAAGGCGTGCATCTCGGGCGCGATGAAACTGCCGCACGAGACCCAGGACCGGTTCGAACGGGTGACCGGCGGCCGGCTGGTTGAGGGCTACGGGATGACGGAGGCCTCACCGGCGACGCACTGTACGCCGCTCGCCGGGCCGCGCAAGGTCGGCTCCGTCGGCATCCCGCTGCCCGGCACCCTCGCGCGGATCGTCGATCCCGCCGATCCCACCAGCCCGATGGCCGTCGGCGACACCGGCGAGCTCGCGGTCAAGGGCCCGCAGGTGTTCCTCGGCTACTGGGGTGTCGCGCAGACCGACGTGCTCACCGATGACGGGTGGCTGCTCACCGGGGACCTCGCGACCATGGACCCGGACGGTTGGTTCACGATCGTCGACCGCAAGAAGGACCTGATCATCGCCGGCGGGTTCAACATCTCTCCGGCCGAGGTCGAAGCCGTGATCCGTGGCCTGCCGGGCGTCACCGACTGCTGCGTGATCGGCCTGCCCGACCGCTATCGCGGCGAGACCGTGAAGGCGTACGTGGTCGCGCCGGACGCCGGCCTGACCGAGGCGGCGGTCATCGCGCACTGTGCGACGGCTCTGACGGCGTACAAGGTCCCGAAATTCGTTGAGTTCCGCGCCGAGTTGCCGCATACGGTGGTGGGGAAGGCGTTACGGCGACAGCTGCTCGCCGAGGAGCTTGCCAACGAGAGGTGA
- a CDS encoding aminodeoxychorismate/anthranilate synthase component II — protein MTRVLVVDNYDSFVYNLVQYLAQLGADVEVRRNDAVGVDDAVVAEADGILLSPGPGRPEDAGVCVELVGAVGADKPILGVCLGHQAIAVSYGGSVAHAPELLHGKTSEVEHTGVGVLAGLPNPFTATRYHSLATVELPAELEVTAWAGDVVMAIRHRDHPVEGVQFHPESVLTQGGHQMLANWLGSCGDEGALGFVADLSERVERQRIGL, from the coding sequence GTGACCAGAGTGCTCGTCGTCGACAACTACGACAGCTTCGTCTACAACCTCGTGCAGTACCTCGCCCAGCTCGGGGCCGACGTGGAGGTACGCCGAAACGATGCGGTAGGCGTCGACGACGCGGTCGTGGCGGAGGCCGACGGCATCCTGCTCTCGCCCGGCCCGGGGCGGCCGGAGGACGCCGGCGTCTGTGTCGAGCTGGTCGGGGCGGTCGGCGCCGACAAGCCGATCCTCGGTGTCTGCCTCGGGCACCAGGCGATCGCGGTGTCGTACGGCGGGTCGGTCGCGCACGCACCCGAGCTGCTGCACGGCAAGACCAGCGAGGTCGAGCACACCGGCGTGGGGGTGCTCGCCGGACTGCCGAACCCGTTCACCGCGACCCGCTACCACTCGCTCGCGACCGTGGAGCTGCCGGCCGAGCTCGAGGTCACGGCGTGGGCGGGAGACGTGGTGATGGCGATCCGGCACCGCGACCACCCGGTCGAGGGCGTGCAGTTCCACCCCGAGTCGGTCCTCACGCAGGGCGGGCACCAGATGCTCGCGAACTGGCTCGGGAGCTGCGGGGACGAGGGAGCGCTCGGCTTCGTCGCCGACCTCTCGGAACGCGTCGAACGCCAGCGCATCGGTTTGTGA